In Kordiimonas sp. SCSIO 12610, the following are encoded in one genomic region:
- a CDS encoding EscU/YscU/HrcU family type III secretion system export apparatus switch protein, which translates to MNNKPEHTDILKTKAVAVKKNDNSLTPRITAKGKGYNAEKILDIAFAEGVKVRQDSELTDILDQFEIDSPIPLEALHTVSLILEKVYEHEKRLDGGEKSSNKTNASHLTEDIKAIERTENDS; encoded by the coding sequence ATGAACAATAAACCTGAACATACAGACATTTTAAAAACCAAAGCGGTTGCGGTTAAAAAAAATGACAACTCCCTCACTCCGCGCATTACCGCCAAGGGCAAAGGCTATAACGCCGAAAAAATACTCGATATTGCCTTTGCAGAGGGCGTAAAGGTTCGCCAAGATTCAGAACTAACTGATATCCTTGATCAATTTGAAATCGATAGCCCTATCCCACTGGAGGCATTGCATACTGTTTCTTTAATCTTGGAAAAAGTATATGAACATGAAAAACGCCTGGACGGCGGCGAGAAATCGTCAAACAAAACAAACGCTAGCCACCTAACTGAAGACATAAAGGCTATCGAGAGGACAGAGAATGACAGTTGA
- the flgB gene encoding flagellar basal body rod protein FlgB, whose amino-acid sequence METNALPIMAALKKRLKWLNANQSVVSQNIANADTPGYRAKKLAEQDFSSLVDGLTNTQSRMSATSTLALKTSDARHLSAGGTTQGIASASEDKSVEETPDGNAVVLEEEMLKLADNQMQYGLAINLYRKNAGLLKSAIGQNEG is encoded by the coding sequence ATGGAAACAAATGCTCTACCTATCATGGCTGCACTTAAAAAGCGCTTGAAATGGCTCAATGCCAATCAAAGCGTCGTCAGTCAGAATATCGCGAATGCTGACACGCCGGGCTACCGTGCGAAAAAACTTGCTGAACAGGATTTTTCAAGCTTGGTAGACGGGCTGACTAATACCCAGTCCAGAATGTCTGCAACGAGCACTTTGGCGCTGAAAACAAGTGACGCGAGGCATTTGAGTGCTGGTGGGACGACACAGGGTATCGCTTCCGCATCAGAAGACAAAAGCGTAGAAGAAACACCAGATGGTAACGCTGTTGTTCTCGAAGAAGAGATGCTAAAGCTTGCAGATAATCAAATGCAATATGGTTTAGCAATTAATTTATACCGCAAGAATGCGGGGCTGTTGAAGTCAGCCATTGGTCAGAATGAGGGCTAG
- the flgC gene encoding flagellar basal body rod protein FlgC, translated as MDLQKAMMTSASGLRAQSIRMRVISENIANSDSVATGPGADPYRRKLVTFKSELDRELGVETVEANDIQFDRSDFGQRYDPGNPAADAAGYIKTTNVNGLIEAMDMQQAQRTYQSNLNALEGSRRMATLTLELLR; from the coding sequence ATGGATCTTCAAAAAGCAATGATGACATCTGCGTCTGGGCTCAGGGCTCAGTCGATACGCATGCGTGTTATCTCGGAAAATATTGCAAACTCTGATTCTGTTGCAACTGGACCGGGTGCTGACCCTTATCGGAGAAAGCTCGTCACTTTTAAAAGTGAGCTTGATCGGGAACTGGGTGTCGAGACGGTAGAAGCCAATGATATCCAATTTGACAGGTCTGATTTTGGCCAGCGCTATGATCCAGGTAATCCTGCCGCAGACGCTGCTGGTTACATAAAAACAACAAATGTTAATGGCCTTATTGAAGCGATGGATATGCAGCAGGCGCAGCGGACTTATCAGTCAAATCTGAATGCGTTAGAGGGCTCGCGCAGAATGGCGACCTTAACGCTTGAATTGCTAAGATAG
- a CDS encoding flagellar hook-basal body complex protein FliE, translating to MNVKQLDAVNAYSQASQNFQNLATSGDDGDVVKTGSAFADLVSDQIGQVREATATAEITSAQSLTGQADLVDVVTSVSNAELVVDTVVAVRDRVISAYNDILKMPI from the coding sequence ATGAATGTGAAACAATTGGATGCCGTTAATGCCTATTCACAGGCATCACAGAATTTTCAAAATTTGGCCACCTCAGGCGATGACGGTGATGTTGTAAAAACCGGGTCAGCATTCGCCGACCTCGTGAGCGATCAAATTGGGCAGGTTCGTGAAGCAACCGCAACCGCTGAGATAACAAGCGCTCAATCCCTAACTGGGCAGGCTGATCTTGTTGACGTTGTAACATCGGTTTCTAACGCCGAATTAGTCGTTGATACAGTGGTTGCCGTGCGCGACCGCGTGATTTCTGCCTATAATGATATTTTAAAAATGCCGATATGA
- the fliQ gene encoding flagellar biosynthesis protein FliQ produces MNGAEVLDIARDAIYVLLVMSGPLLGIGLVVGLVIAFFQALTQIQEMTLTFVPKIIAVFLTLLLLLPFLGQTMNSFMGRLMERAVSGG; encoded by the coding sequence ATGAATGGTGCTGAAGTCCTCGATATCGCGAGAGACGCAATTTATGTGTTGTTGGTCATGTCTGGGCCTTTACTCGGAATTGGATTGGTTGTCGGACTTGTCATTGCTTTTTTCCAGGCGCTTACACAAATTCAGGAAATGACGCTGACATTTGTACCCAAAATCATCGCTGTATTTTTGACATTGTTATTGCTTTTGCCTTTCCTTGGTCAGACCATGAATAGCTTTATGGGCCGATTGATGGAACGTGCCGTTAGTGGTGGCTAA
- the fliR gene encoding flagellar biosynthetic protein FliR — MLDSFLPQEIFGVLLVMTRFAPLVMVMPVLGEQSIPRRVRVSFSFLLSIVIYSAVRDQLVALPPTVFELLTLIVREFMVGLIIGLMARVLMASTHVAGTVIAFQTGLASAQQFDPNQGGQSAIVASFMTVTAITLIVVTDLHHLMIMGLVNSYNRFPVDDVIQFADFAGVAIYYVVEAFELGIRLSAPFLIYALVYNLGLGLIARLMPQFQVFFVGMPANVYMGFLLLMLLIGSIMTLFLERVQEYLLQFLG; from the coding sequence GTGCTTGATAGCTTTCTACCGCAGGAAATTTTTGGTGTTCTTTTGGTAATGACGCGTTTTGCGCCGTTGGTAATGGTGATGCCGGTTTTGGGGGAACAATCTATCCCGCGGCGTGTGCGGGTTAGTTTTTCTTTTCTATTGTCGATTGTTATATATAGTGCTGTGCGTGATCAGCTCGTTGCCTTACCCCCAACGGTTTTTGAATTGCTGACACTCATTGTTCGTGAGTTCATGGTGGGCCTGATTATAGGGCTAATGGCTCGTGTTTTAATGGCTTCCACGCATGTTGCGGGAACAGTTATTGCATTTCAGACGGGCTTAGCGTCCGCGCAGCAATTTGATCCGAACCAGGGCGGGCAAAGTGCAATTGTTGCGTCTTTTATGACCGTAACAGCGATAACATTGATTGTCGTCACTGATCTACATCATTTGATGATTATGGGGTTGGTAAATAGCTATAATCGCTTTCCTGTCGACGATGTTATCCAATTTGCCGATTTTGCTGGGGTGGCTATATATTATGTTGTAGAAGCTTTCGAACTTGGAATTCGCCTCTCGGCTCCGTTCTTGATATATGCCTTGGTTTATAACTTGGGCTTAGGTTTGATTGCCCGCTTGATGCCGCAGTTTCAGGTATTTTTTGTTGGTATGCCGGCCAATGTGTATATGGGTTTTTTGTTACTCATGTTGTTAATCGGTTCGATAATGACATTGTTCCTGGAAAGGGTTCAGGAATATCTTTTGCAGTTTTTAGGGTAA
- the flhB gene encoding flagellar biosynthesis protein FlhB — MADEDDAQKTEEPTPKKLQDALEKGDVPTSQEFKTWFILLAATILIFSASSLIASNIVGYLGNFLTQIHEIQADTGGLQGPLMDMMWEVFLILMIPMGAFIIAGLAGNMTQHKFIFTFEKMKPKLSKISPLSGFKRIFGMRILVEFGKITGKLLTVGGAVVIVVWPERDRLDTLMYVPIPELMEFMQVISLRLFVGVLVVLTIIAALDYSYQKFEHTKKLKMTKQEVKDEHKQTDGDPQVKARLRQIRQERARQRMMSAVPDADVVITNPTHYAVAIEYKHGQMDVPRLLAKGIDEVAMRIREVADEHNIPIVENPPLARALHAGVELEQEVPPEHYKAVAEVIGYIMKLEKAGVRARKKVVTSMPGV; from the coding sequence ATGGCTGATGAAGATGATGCTCAGAAAACCGAAGAGCCCACGCCCAAAAAATTACAGGACGCCCTTGAAAAAGGGGATGTGCCCACGAGCCAGGAATTTAAAACCTGGTTCATTCTACTGGCTGCAACAATTCTGATTTTTTCTGCGTCTTCGTTAATTGCCTCAAATATTGTTGGTTACCTCGGTAATTTCCTAACGCAAATCCATGAAATTCAGGCGGATACTGGTGGCTTACAAGGCCCACTAATGGATATGATGTGGGAAGTTTTTCTTATTCTTATGATCCCAATGGGCGCCTTTATTATTGCAGGCCTCGCGGGCAATATGACACAGCATAAATTCATTTTTACCTTTGAAAAAATGAAGCCAAAGCTAAGTAAAATTTCACCACTGAGTGGCTTTAAGCGTATTTTTGGTATGCGCATTTTGGTAGAGTTCGGAAAAATAACAGGCAAGCTTCTAACCGTCGGCGGCGCAGTTGTTATTGTTGTATGGCCAGAGCGTGATCGCTTGGATACGTTAATGTATGTGCCAATTCCTGAACTTATGGAGTTTATGCAGGTTATTTCGTTGCGCTTGTTTGTTGGCGTTTTGGTGGTTTTAACGATTATCGCTGCATTGGATTACAGCTACCAAAAATTCGAACACACCAAGAAGCTGAAAATGACTAAGCAAGAAGTGAAAGATGAGCATAAACAAACAGATGGTGATCCTCAGGTTAAAGCGCGCTTGCGTCAAATTCGGCAGGAGAGAGCGCGGCAAAGAATGATGTCAGCAGTTCCTGATGCTGATGTGGTGATTACAAACCCCACACATTATGCTGTTGCGATCGAATATAAGCATGGTCAAATGGATGTTCCAAGGTTACTTGCGAAGGGAATTGACGAAGTTGCTATGCGCATTCGGGAAGTTGCTGATGAACATAATATTCCGATTGTAGAGAACCCGCCGCTAGCGCGCGCGTTGCATGCTGGTGTCGAACTTGAGCAAGAGGTACCGCCAGAGCATTATAAAGCTGTTGCTGAAGTGATCGGATATATTATGAAATTGGAGAAGGCTGGGGTTAGGGCACGCAAAAAGGTTGTTACCTCTATGCCTGGTGTCTAA
- a CDS encoding ATP-binding protein, whose protein sequence is METRLPQPKLENISNGPIRTETKLLLWVFVGFSSGTGVALLALLVSGWETASVVAGICLIATALSLVQYLHRIDKPSVKAILHNANLVRSLSGMHDKAIVVASLEGDCLASNDAFDALFSTKIWNLRDVVDDEIEDGDWVGFLDEASKGGHAEIRLSIDNEKHDAFVVKAQRIDSAVIFEFLPIDTDAPIKEAIESITPAVTQWLTESGHGVLVSDITGNVRYSGGAISNWFDYADQDISSDLSLESNGRKLVFAGNDHKKNSVDIETVTGPISNDGQDVGFIHFLTRLDAALKHVVQVDSEFIIDAIFDEAPLSVAIVSEDCSIKELNASLKSHMAGADLDTGDSILSLIHKDDRDEFTSIISDIYKGRSPALPLDVRFNVHPQRVGQVFFSSILNNGEKYVVLYINDTTQEKSLERQFVQAQKMQAVGQLAGGVAHDFNNLLTAIIGFCDLLLVRHDAGDQSFSDIIQIKQNANRAANLVRQLLAFSRQQTLRPKVLMITDILAELSNLLRRLIGERINLKVIHGRDLKPVKVDQGQLEQVIINLAVNARDAMDESGELEIRTSLIGPDHEIVNKYDIVTPDEYIMVQVIDDGCGISKDNLGKIFEPFFTTKEVGQGTGLGLATVYGIVKQTGGYVFAESEVGKGTTFFLLLKAHTPSEQEAIEANQKIEEAPARDLTGKGTILIVEDEDPVRMFASRALTNKGYTVLEAVSGEHGLEVLIEHEGEVDLLISDVVMPQMDGPALVAEARKRLPNLPVIFVSGYAEDMVRKDLEDEDFHFLPKPFSLKELAENVKTILQ, encoded by the coding sequence ATGGAAACACGGTTACCGCAGCCAAAATTAGAGAATATCTCTAACGGACCTATTCGGACCGAGACAAAATTGCTCTTGTGGGTGTTTGTTGGGTTTTCGAGCGGTACTGGGGTTGCGTTGTTGGCGCTATTGGTTTCTGGTTGGGAAACGGCATCGGTTGTTGCTGGGATTTGTCTGATTGCTACAGCTTTAAGTCTGGTTCAATATCTTCACCGTATCGACAAACCGTCGGTGAAAGCCATTCTACATAATGCTAATCTTGTTCGCAGTTTATCAGGCATGCATGACAAGGCTATTGTCGTTGCGAGCCTGGAAGGGGATTGTTTGGCGTCTAATGACGCCTTTGATGCACTTTTCTCAACAAAAATCTGGAACCTGCGTGACGTTGTTGATGATGAAATTGAAGACGGTGACTGGGTGGGTTTTTTAGATGAAGCGAGCAAAGGCGGGCACGCAGAAATCCGATTGTCGATTGATAACGAAAAGCACGATGCATTTGTTGTTAAGGCACAACGAATTGATTCCGCAGTTATCTTTGAATTTCTGCCAATCGATACTGATGCACCAATAAAAGAAGCAATTGAGAGTATTACACCTGCGGTAACGCAATGGCTAACGGAAAGCGGCCATGGGGTACTTGTATCTGATATTACTGGTAATGTTCGCTATTCAGGCGGCGCTATTTCGAATTGGTTCGATTATGCGGACCAGGATATCTCCTCTGATTTATCCCTCGAAAGTAATGGTAGAAAGCTTGTTTTTGCTGGCAATGATCATAAAAAGAATTCAGTAGATATTGAAACTGTGACGGGGCCAATATCAAATGATGGCCAAGATGTTGGTTTTATACATTTTCTGACGCGTCTTGATGCTGCCCTAAAGCATGTAGTTCAGGTTGATTCTGAATTTATTATTGATGCTATTTTTGATGAAGCCCCGCTTTCGGTCGCGATTGTATCTGAAGATTGTTCGATAAAAGAATTAAATGCCAGCCTGAAATCTCATATGGCGGGCGCAGACCTTGATACAGGGGATTCAATCTTATCCTTAATCCATAAGGATGATCGGGACGAATTCACCTCAATAATTTCAGATATATACAAAGGGCGTAGTCCAGCGCTGCCATTGGATGTTCGTTTTAATGTACACCCACAAAGGGTGGGGCAGGTCTTTTTCTCTTCGATATTGAATAACGGAGAGAAATATGTGGTGCTCTATATTAATGATACTACTCAGGAAAAAAGCTTAGAACGCCAATTTGTACAAGCGCAGAAAATGCAGGCTGTGGGGCAACTGGCTGGTGGTGTTGCCCACGACTTTAATAACCTTCTGACAGCGATCATTGGGTTCTGTGATTTATTGTTGGTGCGCCATGATGCTGGGGACCAAAGTTTTTCTGATATTATTCAAATCAAACAGAATGCCAACCGCGCGGCCAACCTCGTTCGGCAATTGTTAGCCTTTTCAAGGCAACAGACTTTGAGGCCAAAAGTTCTGATGATAACTGATATTTTGGCGGAGCTATCTAACCTTCTTCGTCGCTTAATCGGTGAGAGGATAAACCTGAAAGTCATCCATGGGCGTGATTTAAAGCCTGTGAAGGTTGATCAGGGCCAGTTAGAGCAGGTTATTATCAACCTGGCTGTTAATGCCCGGGATGCGATGGACGAAAGCGGCGAGCTTGAAATCAGGACTAGTTTAATCGGCCCAGACCATGAGATTGTGAATAAGTATGATATCGTTACACCTGACGAATATATAATGGTGCAGGTCATCGATGACGGCTGCGGTATCAGCAAAGATAATCTTGGAAAAATCTTTGAGCCTTTCTTTACAACCAAAGAGGTAGGGCAGGGCACAGGCCTTGGACTTGCAACAGTCTATGGTATCGTCAAGCAAACTGGCGGTTATGTATTTGCCGAATCTGAAGTTGGAAAAGGCACAACCTTCTTCCTGCTATTGAAGGCACACACCCCGTCTGAGCAGGAAGCCATAGAGGCTAATCAAAAAATTGAAGAAGCACCTGCGCGTGATCTCACCGGCAAGGGCACAATCTTGATTGTTGAGGATGAGGACCCCGTGCGAATGTTTGCATCCCGCGCTTTAACAAACAAAGGCTATACCGTTTTAGAGGCAGTGAGCGGCGAACACGGCCTTGAAGTTCTAATTGAACATGAAGGTGAAGTTGACCTTCTTATTTCTGATGTCGTTATGCCCCAAATGGATGGTCCAGCCCTTGTTGCAGAGGCGCGTAAACGCTTACCGAATTTACCGGTCATTTTTGTTTCCGGTTATGCTGAGGATATGGTTCGTAAAGATTTAGAAGATGAAGATTTTCATTTCTTACCAAAGCCATTTTCGCTAAAAGAACTAGCAGAAAATGTAAAAACTATTCTTCAATAA